In the Osmerus eperlanus chromosome 27, fOsmEpe2.1, whole genome shotgun sequence genome, one interval contains:
- the zgc:165604 gene encoding immunoglobulin superfamily member 11: MHAWSLLPNLPAGLQALAYMADSVHVVMGYSGRWLLWTAYLLTSVRQHDAVRVTMREESVEVVQGDSVTLPCSFFTMSPLSRLNIIWTLAPFSHPDSPSQVIVYDHGQVIEDPSLTGRVGFAGIPWSADIVLNDTRVSDAGAYRCVVSNPPETGDPGIGELALSVLAPPSLPLCLWDGYTGVGGTVTLSCMVAEGVPTPEMRWHKLQPEEISLPMNMNGDLSGSVRIVNVSSQNSGLYRCSVTNLLGTQNCYINLSVYGPPERSPGILQGVLLTLSMALVLVALTVLVLWLHRSSRERKWRDGEEEECYNEIRYTPSLMKRSFV, from the exons ATGCATGCCTGGTCATTGCTTCCTAATCTTCCTGCCGGGCTACAGGCATTAGCCTACATGGCGGACAGTGTTCATGTTGTGATGGGCTACTCTGGAAGGtggctgctctggactgcttatTTGCTAACTTCTGTTCGTCAGCATG ACGCAGTGAGGGTGAccatgagggaggagagtgtggaggTGGTCCAGGGGGACTCTGtgaccctgccctgctccttcttcaccatgaGCCCCCTGTCCAGACTCAACATCATCTGGACACTGGCTCCTTTCTCCCACCCAGACTCTCCCTCCCAG gtgaTTGTTTATGACCACGGTCAGGTGATCGAGGACCCCTCCCTCACTGGCAGGGTGGGCTTCGCGGGCATCCCTTGGAGCGCCGATATCGTGCTGAACGACACGCGCGTGTCAGATGCCGGAGCCTACCGTTGCGTGGTGAGCAACCCGCCCGAGACTGGCGACCCTGGCATCGGAGAGCTCGCCCTCAGCGTCCtgg CACCTCCATCTCTGCCCCTGTGCCTCTGGGACGGATACACGGGTGTGGGGGGCACGGTCACTCTGTCCTGCATGGTGGCCGAGGGGGTCCCCACCCCAGAAATGAGGTGGCACAAGCTCCAACCAGAAGAGATCTCTCTACCCATGAACATGAACG GGGATCTCTCAGGGTCCGTCCGGATCGTCAACGTGTCGTCTCAGAACTCGGGGCTGTATCGTTGCTCCGTCACCAACCTGCTGGGGACCCAGAACTGCTACATCAACCTGTCGGTGTACGGCC CTCCGGAACGTTCCCCAGGGATACTGCAGGGGGTGCTGCTGACCCTGTCCATGGCCTTGGTCCTCGTGGCCCTGACGGTGCTGGTGCTGTGGCTCCACCGCTCGAGCCgcgagaggaagtggagggacggggaggaagaggagtgttACAACGAGATAAGGTACACGCCCTCTTTGATGAAGCGCTCGTTTGTCTGA